The Tolypothrix sp. PCC 7712 region TAATGGGTAATTGGGTGTTTGGTGTTTGGTGTTTGGTGTTTGGTGTTTGGTATTGTCTCCCTCATCTCCCTCATCCCCCTCATCCCCCTCATCTCCCTTTCCCCAGTCCCCAATCTCCTCATCTCCCAATGGGGGGAATCTTCGCCAAAATCCCCTTTTTCAAGGCTGCTGGGCGTTCTGACCAGGGCAGTAAACCATCAGGCTTGCTGTAGTATTGACTAGCGCATTCCAGCACCGCAGATGCACAATCATCCACTGCCAAATCACCAAACAGATATGTAGTTTTACCTTGTGCAGCAAAGGCGACAACGCAGGAACGGTTACAAGCACTCATGCATTCCACTTGCTGAATGGGAAACTTATCTCGCAACTCCCAATCTTGTGCTAGAAATTCTAGTTTTTGTAATAGTTTTTCCCCACCACTCTCGCCTACACGCTTTCCTTCTTGCCAAACACTGGCACAGGTTTTGCAAACAAATAGAGTATGGGAAGATTCACCCAAATTACTCGCAGAAATATTCACAGCAGTCATCTGTACCTCGCAGATGTGAGAACAAAACAATCAACTTTGGTGGGCGTTCTGACTTACACAATTGAGAAATTGCGACTACAAAATCTTGCACATCTCAAATTGCTTCACAGTTGCGGGACAGTGCCGGATTTACACCGAACTTTCCCCGTTACCTCTGATGACTGATCCCCATCAGAACCAAGTGACCTGTTCGATCATACACAACTCTGCGCCCCTGTGTGTTCACTCTTTGAAAGTGCTGAGTTCTACAAAAATAAAAGACTAGTTACTCAACAAAAAACAGAACAATAATTTTGGAGGGGGTTTGGGGGACGCAACCGTCACCCAATCGGGGGTTTGGGGGAGAATCCCCCAATTCTGCTGGCTTGTTTAACAAGTATTAATCGCTAATGATCTTAACCCAAGCGTATTGAACCATACTGTTCATAGAGACTGTGTTGAACAACATAAAAAAATCCCACGCCTACAAGACTTGGGAATTTAGCTTTTATATTCAATTCAGTCATTAAAATCTTAAACCTACACCACCTTGCAAAGAAAAAGCAGTACCACCACCATTGCGGTAGGCATCAAAAGCGATAATCGCGTTACCAAAAAGTACAGTGTTGCTATTAGGAACTGTGTAATCAATTCCTGGTTGCAAAGCAAAACTAATCTTATTCCCCACTGGAGAAGGATCGTCACCACTAGCTAACGCCAATCCTGCACCCAAGTAGGCATCAGTTTGCCAGTTGATAGGGACATCGTAAGAAACCGTAGGCACAATTGCTGTACCATGACCAATCAAAGCTTGGGCACGAAAAGAAATCGGTGATTCTAAAAGCTTATAACGAAAAGCCACCACCCCACCAATTTGCGCCCCATCACTTAATCCTACAGAAGGGCCCACACCAACATAACTACCATAAGCAACTTGAGCTTGTGCTGGTTGACTGCTTGTAGCCATATTCAACAGCGAACTAGCGCCCAGAACTACAACCAAAGACCGGAGATGCTTCATTGCCCGTTTCCTCACACCATTTAAAATTTTAATGGCTCCTTTTAATACCTATGTTATCGCTGATGTTGGGCATTGGGCATAGGGCATGGGGCATTGGGCATTGGGTAATGGGTAATTGGTAATTGGGATTTGTTATTTTTTTGTCTCCCTCATCCCCAATACCCAGTCACCAGTCCCCAACCCTACGGACAACGCGGATGAATCCCGCCTTGGGTGCAAATGTAAGCAAGCTGTTTGGAATCTAAGTTTTTGGCTTGAGAAAAATCAACTCCTTGCACTACAGCAGAAACGGAACCTTTAGATGGTGTTTGGACAAATTCATCTGCTGGGTCTTGTTTGCTGGGTGAAAGAACTGCATTCTTAAAATCAGCACCAGCAACGTTTGCACCCCGTAAATCAACAAGGCTCAAATCAGCATTTTGCAAGTTGGCGTTTTCCATTTGAGCAGAACGCAACACTGCACCAGTCATCCGAGTAGCACTTAAATTCGCATTGCTGAGATTGACACGTTCTAAATCAGCGCCAGATAAATCTGAGCCTTGCCAATCGGTTTTGGTTAAGTTGGCATAGGATAACTGAGTGCCTATAGCTACTACACGACCTAAACGAGCAGCATATAAATCAGCTTCGTTGAGTTTGGCATCGCCTAAATCTGCCCCTGTTAAGCTAGCATTTTCTAATACTGCGCCACGCAAATCGGCTCCCACTAGCTGGGCGCTGCTGAGATTAGCATTAATTAAACGGGCATCAGATAAGTTGGCTCGGTTGAGAGTGGCGCGGCTCAAATCGCTACGGTTCAACATTACACGGCTGAGATTAGCATCGGTGAGATTGGCTTGCTTCATCTGCACCTGAGTTAAATCAGCGATGACATCGTCGTAGGTGTCCCAGCGTCCATCTTCACCAACACTGCGAAAACGACTGCCTTTAAAGCTAGCTTGATTGAGATTGGCAGATTTGAATTTAATTCCAGATAAATCAACGTTGTCTAAGACTAAGTTGAACGAGGAATTTTCTCCAGAACCGACGACACCTAATTGGCTGCGACTCAAATCAATGCCGTTGCTTTGACCACTGTAAACAGCGAGAATTTTGTTGATGGCTTTTTGATTGAGTTGTAATCTCTGGACTGCATTAGTACCTGCAGCTCCCATTTCCCCAGCAATAATTTGATTTTGAGTTTTTAGCTCAGGTAAAGCTTTAATCCCAATATTTGCCAAAGCTTGTTGTATTGTATCTACTAGCATAGGGTTGGTTTCTTTAACTAGTAGATCTGCTAAAAATTTAACTGCTTGGGGATCGTTGAGAGTACCCATAGCCACAATTGCACTGCGGCGTTCTTCAACAGTAGCAAATGAGCTAGAGTTCAGCTGTTTTACGAGTTCTAGAAACTGTTGGCCGTTGATTTGCTGCGATTTGCGCTGTGTTTCTTGAGTTTGGATGTAGACTTGAGTCCCGACTAAAGTGGTTAATACAGCTACCATACTCACCAGTGTGACACCCATCAATGTGAGATTAGGATTACGCCGAATTAGTGCCACTAGGGGATGTGCTGGTGTATTGTCTGATGCCGTGGCTCCTTGTTGATCATCCGCTAATGACTCAGCATCGCTGCTGACAGCGGCTTGACTTTCGCGGCTAGCATCTGAGAAGGAAGCTGGTAAAGGGCGAGTGGCATCTACTGTATGAGTACCTGCCAAAATATCATGTATTGCCCGTCGCCCATTTTTTGCAGGTAAGCCAATTCCTTCAGAGGCGATCGCTAATAAGGCCAAAACTGCGAAAATTCCTAAGTTAGGAAAAGCTAAACTATAGCGCCACAGCAGATAGGCTACAGATAACGGTACAGTCCAACGTCCTAGTCCTTCGCGGATTACCACAGCACCAAAACCCGGCGCTGTGCCTTGCTCGTTCACCACTTTAATCCCAAATCGACGTTTGGGAATGGTGCTACCTGTTTTTGCGAGTAAAAATAACTGCCATGTCGAAAGTGTCACAGGCCCTAATAAAGCTAGGCTCCACAAAATATTAGTGGGCCAAGCTACGTTACGAATACCATAGCTCACAGGTAAAGCCAAAGGCCTTGCGATCGCTCTTTCTGTTACCACTAAAACCGGATTCAGCGGTACACGGTTCAAATCACTTCTGGAATTGGCATACACTCCCAAGCCGAAGGGAACCAAACCACTGGCAACCACCAGCGTCATTTCTGTTGCCCAAGCTGCAAAGCGCTTGCTTAATAATGGCAGAGAACTCGATTTTTCTGGGTCTTTTGACCTACTAGATTGATTATTACTTCTCCTAACAATTGGGGTCGCCATCGTATAATTCCCTTTAACTTTATTTCACACCACTACGGGATCGTTACAAATAGACTATTTTTTCTGCTGAAAACTATTAGACACAAAAAATTTGTATCCAACATACACCAACACTGCCAATACTGCCAGGCTAATTACAGAAGCTACAAGTTTTAGTACTGTTTGCAACATTGCAATACCTACTACAGCCGTCACGCCTAAAAATACTATCTTTTTAGTTCCAGACAAGGTATTGAACCAGCTTTGCAATTTTGTTAGTTGCGAGTTTAAACTCTCAAAACTAAACTCAAATGGCTGTTTTTGTTTTTCTGGCTGGGAAACCTCTCTTGGGGAGGAATTAATCTCTGCCTCTAGGTTTTGGAGACGACGTTGCAAATCTTCATCAGGTTGAGGATTCATCTATCTTTTCTACCTCAGTTTATAAGCGGTTTTGTCTGTGATTTTAGCTAATGTATGTGTTTGCTAGACATTTTTAGTGAAGGCAGAGTATCTTTTTCTTAAAAAAGTACAGGCATAAATTTTTCAAACAGCTTCATGGCAAGGATTTCATGATTTATCATCGCTAATCCGGAAGTTCCGAAATAGTACGGGACTTGCCATAAAACAAGGATTGATCAAGAAAAATCATACTGGTAACTTTGGTATATCACTTACCAGCAAGTGTTATTTATTTACAAACACTTACTATGCAACGACTTTATAGTTTTTTCATCTTATTTAAGGTATATTTTTTTCTTAAAAAGATAAAATTTTATACTCTGTATTAGGGAACACAAATTTATTAGCATCGTCTAAAAACTTAGATTATGTTTAACAATATCGCTCGATCACAGTCGGGAGCATTAATTTAATAATATGAAAATGCACAGACTATTTACGGTTGTTCCCGCAGCTTTGGTGATGAATTTGGTTTTTACGGATGCTAATTTCGCCAAGAATCCCCCCAGCGTTATTAATGCCAACTTACGGACAGAGCCGCTAGTTTTAAATGGCAATTCTGGCGGTTCGGTGGCAAGTAATTGTGGAAATCTTCCCGATGAACCCAGCCAAGTTATCCAGGTGAAAGAGTCACTACCTTATTTGCGCGTTACAGTTGAGAGTGAAGGACAACCGACGCTGCTGATTAATGGCCCTGGAGGACGCTTCTGTATTCAAGCCGATAGTTACTCCGGTGGAAAAGCAGAGATGTCTGGTTTCTGGCCAGCAGGAGAATACTCTTTTTATATCGGTGAATCATCAAAACGACAGTATAACTACACACTCTCAATTTCGCAACAAAGACCGTCTAAATAAGACGGTTTTACTCACTGTTAGGATGTAGTTGTGAGTGCTGAGTGCTGAGTAAATAAGATTTGATTACAGAATAAAGCAGAAGGGGAACAGGATTCAATACTGCTCGGTTAAGGATTTTAAACTCTTAATTTGGTTTGGGGAAAAGGTGAAAGGGTAAGGGTTAAAGGTTTTTTCTTGCCCCTTTTCCCCTTCCCCTTTTCCCCTTAACCGACAAGTATTGGAACAGGATTTGTCGTTGACTTTTTCCTGTTCCCCTGCATCATTGAGAATTTATAAATAACTTGTTAATGGCTGTGGCTTAGATATAGTACATCAGTTCTTTTTCTCGGTGTTTGAGTCGTCGCTCACATAGGTCTTGCAAAGTATATTTTTCTAAAACCGCGTTAGCCGCCTGACGCGCTTCTTGCCAAATTTCGTTAATAATTTGAGTTTCTAGAGTTTTGGAATTTTGGTCAACAGTCGGTACTGCAGCATCTACTCCTTCAATACTGCTCCAAGCTTCTAGCAATGTAATTTTTCGCGGATCTCGCGCTAAAACATAGCCACCTTTGGCTCCGCGTATGCTCTTAATTAAACCTCTACGCCTCAAAGTTGCTAGCAATTGTTCTAAATAGCGGTTCGGTATATCTTGCAGCACTGCCATCTGCCGAATCTGTAGAGATTCACCACTAGGGTAACAACTAGCCAACTCTAACAGAGCGAGAAGTGCGTATTCAGATTTGTTAGAGAGTTCCACAGGCGTAATATCTTAATTTTATAGGATGTTTACTTACTGTTGACTTTTTTCTCAATATGTGAATCTAGAAGCTTAAAAATCAACTTTTAGTTGACCATTTTAATTTTAAGTTTAGAGACTCCCAATGATAGAAGCAATTATTTTTAGTTTTTATTTTAATAAATAAAAGTGATTGATAAATTTTAGGCTTTTCCAGTATAGCCGATTGGTAATGGGTAATTGGTAATTGGTGTTTGTCAAGGGTCAAAAGTCAAAGGTCAAGAGTAACTTATCCCCTTATCCCCAGTCCCTAGTCCCCATTACCCCTAATCCCCACTCCCTGCGGTCGTGGGGGCCCCGAGTTCCCCAATCACCAGTTTTGTTAAGATTGCCTGTTCTCGTTACAATGTATTTTTGAAACAAAATACAACAGAATGTTACAAAGCTACGAGGAGTTCGGTAAGTCCTCCTTGTATTGATTAACTTACCCTCTTCAAAAACTTTGTGGTTGAGTCAGTTATTTTCAGGCTCATACACCTAAATTGATATGATTCTGAGAGCATTTTCAGGTTGCTATCAGGGTTAATTCAGGGTTATGGCTGATATTAGTGAATCAACAGGCGAAGTTGGTAACAGGGTAATGAAAAGGCGATATCTTCTAGAAGCTGGTGCCGTTATGTTTGGCACAGTATGGTTATCAAATTATCTACTTAGGAAACCAAAAGTTATGACAGCTGCAAAGAATAATGAATTTGAAATCGCCAAAACTGAGGAAGAATGGCGCACAACGCTGACACCAGAACAGTTTCGGGTGCTGCGTCAACATGGTACGGAACGCGCTGGTACAAGTCCTCTCGATAAGCAATATGCGGCGGGGGAATACCTGTGTGCAGGGTGTGATTTACCCTTATTTACCTCAGAAACCAAATTTAACAGTGGTACTGGCTGGCCCAGTTTTTACAATCCTATTGAAGGTGCGATCGCTACTACTGTAGATAAATCGTTTTTTATGACGAGAGTTGAAGTGCATTGTAGCCGATGCGGTGGACACCTGGGTCATGTATTTAATGATGGCCCTAAACCCACTGGTAAGCGCTACTGCATGAATGGTGTAGCTTTAAAGTTTGTTGCTAGCTAATCGGCTATTGTGATGATGGAACCGAAATAAAGCAAGCATTGGGGCTATTTAGTGGTCACACAAGTGTCGCCACTAATTATAATCAAGTCGCTGAGTACTGAAGATTCAATATTATGTGCCGTTTACTTGCTTACCTCGGTTCGCCAATTTCTTTAGAACGCTTACTATACACACCAGAACATTCCTTGATTGTGCAGAGTTATCAGCCTCAGGAAATGATTTCTGGAGTGGTCAACGCTGATGGCTTTGGAATTGGTTGGTATCATGCTCAAAAGGATACCGAACCATTTATCTACAAACATATTTTGCCGATTTGGAATGACCAAAATCTGCCACATCTGAGCCGCTATGTGGAATCAGGGCGGATTTTGGGCTATGTGCGTAGTGCGACAACAGGCCAAGCTTTAGATTTTAGTAACTCTCAGCCATTTCAGTATCAGAGGCTGTTATTTACTCATAATGGCAGAATTGAGAATTTCCGCCAGACGTTATATAGACCGATTCGCAATCAACTCAGCAATGAGATTTATCAATCAATTAAGGGAAGTACAGATTCAGAGCATATCTTTGCTTTACTGTTAAATCAGTTGCAATCTCACCCGGCTAAGACTCCAGAACAGGCTTTACACATCACATTACTTCACTTGTTGGAATTAGCAGCCGAGTATGAAAGTGATGTTTCTGCCAACATCATTTTAAGTGATGGCGATCGCCTAATTGCTTGTCGCTTTAGTAGTAAATCACCTGCGCCTTCTCTTTACTGGTTAGAGAATGATTCAAATTTCCCTGAATCGGTAATTATTGCTTCTGAACCGATATTTAATGGTAATTGGACAACTTGCCCAGAAAATAGCATCATCAGTGTGGGAGAAGACCGTGTTATCCAAGTTGAGCATATCTAGTGTCAGAGAAGATATTATTCTTGCGTTTATTGAATGTCGCACGAAAACTCTGACACTGTTTGAGGGTATGGATAGACAGACATTCTGTCATCAACCCCATCCAGATTTTAGCCCTGTTGGTTGGCACTTAGGTCATATTGCTTACATTGAATCTTTGTGGTTGCTAGAACACATTGCAGGTTTACCATGTTTGTTTCCGCAATACTGTCAGCTGTTTGCAGCTGATGGTTTACCCAAAGCCAAGCGTGTGGAATTACCTGATTTAGGGGAAATTCTTAATTACCTAGATACAGTCAGAAGCAAAGCTTTAGATATCCTCAAAGTCGCTGATGTTGAGCAACATGAACGGCTGTGGCGCTTTTTAATTCAACACGAAAGCCAACACTGTGAAATTATTAGCATGGTGTTGGAATTAACAAAACTTCCTTTAAATAACTCACTTTACCTTGATGCTGTTAGTCCAGCTGCGCCTCATAACCTGGAAGAAATGATTCAAATTCCTGCAGGTGAATTTGAACAAGGTAACAACTCTATTGAGGCGCTAGATAACGAATCTTTGGCACATAACGTATATTTAGACACCTATTATATTGACCGTTATCCTGTCACTTGTAGACAATATCGCGCATTTATAGAGGCTGGCGGCTACCAAAATCCTCAGTGGTGGTCAAAGGCTGGCTGGGAGTGGTTACAAATAGAGCAGGTAACTCAACCGCTATACTGGCAGGGAAATGTTACCTGGGATAATCACCCGGTTTGGGGCGTTAGCTGGTACGAAGCAGAAGCCTATTCACGGTTTGTCGGGAAGCGGCTACCCACAGAAGCCGAATGGGAAAAAGCAGCTAGGCGGAATCCCCAAGCACCAGCATTAACTGAGAATTGTAATTGCGATCGCTTAATTGGTAAAACTACCCCTGTTGATGCTTATCCTGGTGGACAAAGCGCCTATGGTTTATACGACACTTTGGGTAATGTCTGGGAGTGGACAGCTACTTGGTTTGATGGCTATCCAGGATTTAAAAGTTTCCCTTACACAGGTTATTCCCAAGTTTATTTTGACCAGAAACATCGCGTATTAAAAGGCGGTAGTTGGGTAACACGTCCTTGGGTACTGCGCCCTAGTTTTCGCAGTTGGTATTATCCGAGTGTACGTCAGGTTTTTACGGGGTTTCGCTGCGCTGTTAGTAATATACAGAACTTTTGTAGTAAGTGAGGGACATCATGAGTAATGAGTAATGAGTAATGAGTAATGAGTAATGAGTAATGAGTAATGAGTAATGAGTAATGAGTAATGAGTAATGAGTAATGAGTAATGAGTAATGAGTAATGAGTAATGAGTAATGAGTAATGAGTAATGAGTAATGAGTAATGAGTAATGAGTAATGAGTAATGAGTAATGAGTAATGAGTAATGAGTAGGAAATTTACTTATTACTTTTTCAATTAGCTGCTGTACCTCATAAACGTCGAATCTGCTGTATAAAAGTAAATTTGGTTTGGGGAAGAGGTTCTTTTTTCTCTATTCCCTAGACAAAATCTTTGATTGTTGAAGAAATTCCGTACATTCATAGCTGAAGTTTAGCCTAGATAATGCCCATTAAAACTATGATATAGCGGGCATTATTCACCCCATGAATATTTCAAACACCAAAATATTCATCCTATATAGTGATTCTAAATCTTTCAAGAAAATCACTATGAGTCAAGTATCTAATAGTGAAATCATTGACCAAATTGTTGCAGGTGCTGTTCAGGATCAAGCTGCTAAAGCACCAGGCTTACGTCAAGCTCATGCGAAAAGTCATGGTTGTGTCTGGGGTGAGTTGGCGATCGCAGATAATATTCCTGAGAATCTGCAAGTTGGTATTTTCAGCAAGGTTAAAACCTACCCCATCTGGGCAAGATTTTCTAATGCATCTGGCCCCTTAAGTCAAGGACAACTGCAATCTGACAAGAACCCCGATGGTAGAGGCTTTGCAATTAAAGTTCTCCAGGTGGAAGGTAAAAAGGTGTTAGAAGATGAACCTAACGCTCAAGATTTTGTGCTGATCAATCATCCTGTTTTCTTTGTGCGAGAGGCTCAAGATTATATTCGTCTAGCAGAAGTGACAGCTGGTAAACTTCCCCCAGAAACCTTAGCGTACGAGTTTGGGATTTTGCAACAAATTGCTGGGAAGAAAACTCTCAATCCTTCAGAAATTCAGTATTGGAGTGCTACACCCTACCGTTTGGGAACCCAGGCGATTAAATTTTCTGCAAAACCGCAAGTTATAAATACTGCTGATTTACCTATCCCAGATTCTGATCACTATTTGCGCGCAGCTTTAGTCAATACTCTGACTATAGAAAAGCGGGATGTTTATTTTGATTTCTTGATTCAACTACAGTCTGATAGCGATCCCAAATGGGTTGATGATCCTACCCTCCTTTGGGATGAAAATATCTCTCCATATATTAAAGTAGCAACTATCAAAATTCCGGCTCAGGAATTTGATAATAGCGATCGCAAACAGTTCGATGAAAGTCTTTCTTTTACGCCTTGGCATACTCTACCGGAACATGAACCGTTGGGTAGCGTCAATGCTTCTCGGTTGAAGTTATATAAAACTATTGCCCAGAATCGCCGGGAACACAATCAACAGGTGATTACTGAGCCACAACCCTACGCCATACAATCATAAATTTCCGCAATAATACTGGGGTTGCTCAAAAAGTGATTACTCTGAACATAAGAGTAATCACTAATAATTACTGCAAATAAAAATAGCCCCTTTTGGGGGCTTTTGATTTGGTACATGTTCTTCTGAGAGAATTTGACGATAATTCAGGTTTCGGTATAAGTAGTTCTGTATATGTCCCTATAGTAGCAGCTCAATTAGGAGATGCTAAGGGCGATCGCTTACTCTTCAAATTAACTTCATCAAAACTGCACAAGAAGAATACATACCGCTAAACTAGACGACATTGAGCCAAAAATCAGCAGTAATGATTTTGCCATTGCGATTAAACTGCCCATACGTGTCAACTTAAGCTAAAAGCTATATAGGGCGGGCGTTGTACAAAAACCCTCGCCCTCATCCCCTAACCCCTTCTCCCGCAGGAGAAGGGGAACTAAATCTCTGGCTCCCTTCTCCCTGCGGGAGAGGGGCTGGGGGTGAGGGCGAAACCTTACAACCAAGAGGTTTTCACGTTAAGTTGACACCAATGGGCACTGCCTTGCCCCTACCTGCGTACCTTATTTACCTGAAATACGCTGTATATTTTTACTTGAAAAATAACCGCTAAACTTATTTATTGATGTTCAATAATTGGGCAAATAGTCTCCTGATTATTATCAGGTTTAATTTCCCATCCAGACAGCAAACCAGATAATTCTTGTCTCAAAATCATTAATTGCTGAATTTGTTCATCAATGGCTTTTACCTTTTGCTCTAGTTTAATTTTGATATGCTCACAAGGTAAGTTGCCACTATCATGAACATTGAGAAATTCTTTAATTTCCGATAAGCTTAATCCCAAGCTTTGAGCACGTTTAATAAAGTGTAATCTTGCCAAAACATCAGCGCTAAATAATCGAAATCCGCCTTCTGTTCTGCCTGATGATTGGAGTAAGCCAAGTTCTTCATAGTAACGAATGGTTTTAATTGGTACGCCACTTTCTTTGGCAACTACACCAATTTGTTTTCCTTCTGCTTGGGCTAACATATTGACCACACCCTCAACAAGATATG contains the following coding sequences:
- a CDS encoding DUF1636 domain-containing protein produces the protein MTAVNISASNLGESSHTLFVCKTCASVWQEGKRVGESGGEKLLQKLEFLAQDWELRDKFPIQQVECMSACNRSCVVAFAAQGKTTYLFGDLAVDDCASAVLECASQYYSKPDGLLPWSERPAALKKGILAKIPPIGR
- a CDS encoding pentapeptide repeat-containing protein, which codes for MATPIVRRSNNQSSRSKDPEKSSSLPLLSKRFAAWATEMTLVVASGLVPFGLGVYANSRSDLNRVPLNPVLVVTERAIARPLALPVSYGIRNVAWPTNILWSLALLGPVTLSTWQLFLLAKTGSTIPKRRFGIKVVNEQGTAPGFGAVVIREGLGRWTVPLSVAYLLWRYSLAFPNLGIFAVLALLAIASEGIGLPAKNGRRAIHDILAGTHTVDATRPLPASFSDASRESQAAVSSDAESLADDQQGATASDNTPAHPLVALIRRNPNLTLMGVTLVSMVAVLTTLVGTQVYIQTQETQRKSQQINGQQFLELVKQLNSSSFATVEERRSAIVAMGTLNDPQAVKFLADLLVKETNPMLVDTIQQALANIGIKALPELKTQNQIIAGEMGAAGTNAVQRLQLNQKAINKILAVYSGQSNGIDLSRSQLGVVGSGENSSFNLVLDNVDLSGIKFKSANLNQASFKGSRFRSVGEDGRWDTYDDVIADLTQVQMKQANLTDANLSRVMLNRSDLSRATLNRANLSDARLINANLSSAQLVGADLRGAVLENASLTGADLGDAKLNEADLYAARLGRVVAIGTQLSYANLTKTDWQGSDLSGADLERVNLSNANLSATRMTGAVLRSAQMENANLQNADLSLVDLRGANVAGADFKNAVLSPSKQDPADEFVQTPSKGSVSAVVQGVDFSQAKNLDSKQLAYICTQGGIHPRCP
- a CDS encoding RrF2 family transcriptional regulator translates to MELSNKSEYALLALLELASCYPSGESLQIRQMAVLQDIPNRYLEQLLATLRRRGLIKSIRGAKGGYVLARDPRKITLLEAWSSIEGVDAAVPTVDQNSKTLETQIINEIWQEARQAANAVLEKYTLQDLCERRLKHREKELMYYI
- the msrB gene encoding peptide-methionine (R)-S-oxide reductase MsrB codes for the protein MKRRYLLEAGAVMFGTVWLSNYLLRKPKVMTAAKNNEFEIAKTEEEWRTTLTPEQFRVLRQHGTERAGTSPLDKQYAAGEYLCAGCDLPLFTSETKFNSGTGWPSFYNPIEGAIATTVDKSFFMTRVEVHCSRCGGHLGHVFNDGPKPTGKRYCMNGVALKFVAS
- the egtC gene encoding ergothioneine biosynthesis protein EgtC, which translates into the protein MCRLLAYLGSPISLERLLYTPEHSLIVQSYQPQEMISGVVNADGFGIGWYHAQKDTEPFIYKHILPIWNDQNLPHLSRYVESGRILGYVRSATTGQALDFSNSQPFQYQRLLFTHNGRIENFRQTLYRPIRNQLSNEIYQSIKGSTDSEHIFALLLNQLQSHPAKTPEQALHITLLHLLELAAEYESDVSANIILSDGDRLIACRFSSKSPAPSLYWLENDSNFPESVIIASEPIFNGNWTTCPENSIISVGEDRVIQVEHI
- the egtB gene encoding ergothioneine biosynthesis protein EgtB, producing MLSKLSISSVREDIILAFIECRTKTLTLFEGMDRQTFCHQPHPDFSPVGWHLGHIAYIESLWLLEHIAGLPCLFPQYCQLFAADGLPKAKRVELPDLGEILNYLDTVRSKALDILKVADVEQHERLWRFLIQHESQHCEIISMVLELTKLPLNNSLYLDAVSPAAPHNLEEMIQIPAGEFEQGNNSIEALDNESLAHNVYLDTYYIDRYPVTCRQYRAFIEAGGYQNPQWWSKAGWEWLQIEQVTQPLYWQGNVTWDNHPVWGVSWYEAEAYSRFVGKRLPTEAEWEKAARRNPQAPALTENCNCDRLIGKTTPVDAYPGGQSAYGLYDTLGNVWEWTATWFDGYPGFKSFPYTGYSQVYFDQKHRVLKGGSWVTRPWVLRPSFRSWYYPSVRQVFTGFRCAVSNIQNFCSK
- a CDS encoding catalase family protein, which encodes MSQVSNSEIIDQIVAGAVQDQAAKAPGLRQAHAKSHGCVWGELAIADNIPENLQVGIFSKVKTYPIWARFSNASGPLSQGQLQSDKNPDGRGFAIKVLQVEGKKVLEDEPNAQDFVLINHPVFFVREAQDYIRLAEVTAGKLPPETLAYEFGILQQIAGKKTLNPSEIQYWSATPYRLGTQAIKFSAKPQVINTADLPIPDSDHYLRAALVNTLTIEKRDVYFDFLIQLQSDSDPKWVDDPTLLWDENISPYIKVATIKIPAQEFDNSDRKQFDESLSFTPWHTLPEHEPLGSVNASRLKLYKTIAQNRREHNQQVITEPQPYAIQS
- a CDS encoding heavy metal-responsive transcriptional regulator, with the translated sequence MLAQAEGKQIGVVAKESGVPIKTIRYYEELGLLQSSGRTEGGFRLFSADVLARLHFIKRAQSLGLSLSEIKEFLNVHDSGNLPCEHIKIKLEQKVKAIDEQIQQLMILRQELSGLLSGWEIKPDNNQETICPIIEHQ